One window from the genome of Rhabdothermincola sediminis encodes:
- a CDS encoding FtsX-like permease family protein yields MTSPGLWLRWSWRDLRQRWLQVAAIALVIALGSGTYVGLMSSSTWRRVSYDRSYEASATHDLLVTLAEGTFVEDARLRAALDPSRSELIEQVTTRLVVPTQVDASTGGRTILVPGSIVGVDAGGGEGPPVDRLTVQEGRLFAPGEAALVIDRHFTDHHHLPPAGELTISGGRVVPYVGTGLSPQYFLVSGRGGSLFGAGGFAVAWAPLEVAQELAGRPGQVNEAGVRLAAGVDVESARAAISSVLAAELPDVATVVTPLTEEREYRILYDDIDGDQRLYNIFALMILGGAAFAAFNLTSRIVEAQRREIGVGMSLGVPTGGLAIRPLLVAFQVSALGVLFGMVVGTIVGSLMSSIIERFFPLPVWDTPFQFGVYLRGALLGLLLTFAATIYPVWRAVRVTPVEAIRTGPRVTATSGLSRLATGLPLPGDSIAQMPLRNVLRAPRRTLLTALGIAAAIATLIGVIGMIDSFMFTIDRAERELLRTNPDRMTVDLQSFTLEDAPELRQLADTPGIARLEPTLRVGGQLVEGDTRFDTLIDLVPFDSPIWRPGLVRGSLDPSIERGVVIAEKAAADLGVDVGDQITMRYPVREGLGYRWEEGPFQVMAIHTYPYRFLTFLDLAQAPVMNLQGIVNGAQVLPSEGTSTEAVQRALFEKPAVVAVEPVAGVIANLRETISQFTDVLNVIRGAVLLLALMIAFNSTSISFDERAREHATMFAFGLPARTVMAVAMVESAVIGVLATVVGVLVGVGLLEWMTSVLLPETLPDIAVARHVSPTTYLTAVVLGVAVVALAPGLASHKLRRMDISSTLRVVE; encoded by the coding sequence GTGACCTCGCCGGGGCTCTGGCTGCGCTGGTCGTGGCGGGACCTGCGCCAACGCTGGCTGCAGGTGGCCGCCATCGCGCTCGTCATCGCGCTCGGCTCCGGCACCTACGTCGGGCTCATGAGCTCCTCGACGTGGCGGCGGGTGTCCTACGACCGCAGCTACGAAGCCTCTGCGACACACGACCTGCTCGTCACCCTGGCGGAGGGCACCTTCGTCGAGGACGCCCGGCTGCGAGCCGCGCTCGACCCGAGTCGCTCCGAGCTGATCGAGCAGGTGACGACCCGGCTGGTCGTGCCCACCCAGGTCGACGCGTCCACCGGCGGGCGGACCATCCTGGTGCCCGGATCGATCGTCGGGGTCGACGCCGGCGGCGGCGAAGGGCCACCCGTCGATCGGCTCACCGTGCAGGAGGGGCGGCTGTTCGCCCCCGGTGAGGCGGCGTTGGTCATCGACCGGCACTTCACCGACCACCACCACCTCCCCCCGGCGGGCGAGCTGACGATCAGCGGCGGTCGGGTGGTGCCGTACGTGGGCACCGGGCTTTCACCGCAGTACTTCCTGGTCAGCGGCCGGGGTGGCTCACTGTTCGGCGCCGGCGGCTTCGCGGTGGCCTGGGCCCCCCTCGAGGTGGCCCAGGAACTGGCGGGCCGACCGGGCCAGGTGAACGAGGCCGGGGTACGCCTCGCAGCCGGGGTGGACGTCGAGTCGGCCCGGGCCGCGATCAGCTCGGTGCTGGCCGCCGAGCTCCCCGACGTGGCCACCGTGGTGACCCCCCTGACCGAGGAGCGCGAGTACCGCATCCTCTACGACGACATCGACGGCGATCAACGCCTCTACAACATCTTCGCCCTCATGATCCTCGGTGGCGCGGCGTTCGCCGCGTTCAACCTCACCAGCCGCATCGTCGAGGCCCAGCGGCGGGAGATCGGGGTCGGCATGTCGCTCGGCGTCCCGACCGGTGGGCTCGCGATCCGGCCGCTGCTGGTGGCGTTCCAGGTCTCGGCGCTGGGTGTGCTGTTCGGGATGGTGGTGGGCACGATCGTGGGCTCGTTGATGTCCTCGATCATCGAGCGCTTCTTCCCGCTGCCCGTGTGGGACACCCCGTTCCAGTTCGGCGTCTACCTGCGCGGCGCGCTCCTCGGCCTGCTGCTGACCTTCGCCGCGACCATCTACCCCGTCTGGCGGGCGGTCCGGGTCACCCCCGTGGAGGCCATCCGCACCGGCCCGAGGGTGACCGCGACCAGCGGTCTGAGCCGGTTGGCGACCGGCCTGCCCCTTCCCGGCGACAGCATCGCCCAGATGCCGCTGCGCAACGTGCTGCGCGCCCCCCGGCGGACGCTGCTCACTGCGCTCGGGATCGCGGCTGCGATCGCCACGTTGATCGGCGTGATCGGCATGATCGACTCGTTCATGTTCACGATCGACCGGGCGGAGCGCGAGCTGCTGCGCACCAACCCGGATCGCATGACCGTCGATCTCCAGAGCTTCACCCTCGAGGACGCACCAGAGCTGCGCCAGCTCGCGGACACCCCGGGGATCGCACGGCTGGAGCCGACCCTGCGGGTGGGGGGTCAGCTCGTCGAGGGGGACACCCGCTTCGACACGCTGATCGACCTGGTCCCCTTCGACAGCCCGATCTGGAGACCCGGGCTGGTCCGGGGCTCGCTCGACCCCAGCATCGAGCGCGGGGTGGTGATCGCCGAGAAGGCCGCCGCCGATCTGGGCGTGGACGTCGGGGACCAGATCACGATGCGCTACCCGGTGCGCGAAGGGCTCGGCTACCGCTGGGAGGAAGGCCCGTTCCAGGTCATGGCGATCCACACCTATCCCTACCGGTTCCTCACCTTCTTGGATCTCGCGCAGGCCCCGGTGATGAACCTCCAGGGCATCGTCAACGGCGCCCAGGTCCTTCCTTCCGAGGGCACCAGCACCGAGGCGGTGCAGCGGGCCTTGTTCGAGAAGCCGGCCGTCGTCGCGGTGGAACCGGTCGCCGGGGTGATCGCGAACCTGCGGGAGACGATCAGCCAGTTCACCGACGTGCTCAACGTGATCAGGGGGGCGGTGCTGCTCCTGGCGCTGATGATCGCGTTCAACTCCACGAGCATCAGCTTCGACGAGCGGGCCCGGGAGCACGCCACGATGTTCGCGTTCGGCCTGCCGGCGAGGACGGTGATGGCGGTCGCCATGGTCGAGAGCGCGGTCATCGGCGTGCTGGCGACGGTAGTGGGGGTGCTGGTCGGCGTCGGGCTGCTGGAGTGGATGACGAGCGTCCTGCTGCCCGAGACGCTGCCCGACATCGCCGTGGCACGTCACGTCAGCCCGACGACCTACCTCACCGCCGTCGTGCTGGGCGTGGCCGTCGTGGCGCTCGCGCCCGGGCTCGCGAGCCACAAACTCCGGCGCATGGACATCTCGTCCACGTTGCGGGTGGTGGAGTGA
- a CDS encoding helix-turn-helix domain-containing protein has protein sequence MEVPDLLRLARRRHALSQAALAARAGTSQPVISAYEHGRRDPTTHTLRRLLAAAGERLHVGLAEPSPEIPPPLDAREHGERLVEVLRLADAIGHRPRGPLAFPRLDST, from the coding sequence GTGGAGGTTCCCGACCTGCTCCGGCTCGCTCGTCGCCGGCATGCGTTGAGCCAGGCGGCGCTGGCGGCGCGAGCCGGCACCAGCCAGCCGGTGATCTCCGCGTACGAGCATGGGCGGCGCGACCCCACGACCCACACCTTGCGACGGCTGCTCGCAGCCGCAGGGGAACGGCTGCACGTGGGGCTCGCCGAGCCGTCCCCCGAGATCCCCCCACCTCTCGACGCCCGCGAGCACGGCGAGCGCCTCGTGGAGGTGCTCCGGCTCGCAGACGCGATCGGCCACCGGCCCCGCGGCCCGCTGGCCTTCCCCCGGCTCGACTCGACGTGA
- a CDS encoding ABC transporter ATP-binding protein, with amino-acid sequence MSTIELDAASRHYETGGGTVKALDEVDLRVDEGELVVVLGPSGSGKTTLLNVVGALDQATAGEVRVAGRDLRRARSRDLFRYRRETVSFVFQSFNLFPGLTAFENVRFGADVAGVPDGVSTAHEVLESVGLSARAHHFPAQLSGGEQQRVAIARALATRNPVLLADEPTGELDYRTGVQILALLQEQARAGRTVLVVTHNREISRMADRVVELSAGRVERDGPPAGGRRPVDELHW; translated from the coding sequence ATGAGCACGATCGAGCTCGACGCCGCGAGCCGCCACTACGAGACGGGAGGCGGCACGGTGAAAGCCCTCGACGAGGTGGATCTGCGGGTCGACGAGGGCGAGCTGGTGGTGGTGCTCGGGCCATCGGGCAGTGGTAAGACGACGCTGCTCAACGTGGTCGGGGCGCTGGACCAGGCCACTGCCGGCGAGGTGCGGGTCGCCGGTCGTGACCTGCGGCGGGCCCGCTCCCGCGACCTGTTCCGCTACCGGCGGGAGACGGTGAGCTTCGTGTTCCAGAGCTTCAACCTGTTCCCCGGGCTCACGGCCTTCGAGAACGTCCGGTTCGGCGCGGACGTCGCCGGGGTCCCCGACGGGGTGTCCACCGCCCACGAGGTCCTGGAGTCGGTCGGGCTTTCGGCCCGCGCCCATCACTTCCCTGCCCAGCTCTCCGGCGGGGAGCAGCAGCGGGTGGCCATCGCCCGGGCGCTCGCCACCCGCAACCCCGTGCTGTTGGCGGACGAGCCGACGGGGGAGCTCGACTACCGGACCGGGGTGCAGATCCTCGCCCTCCTGCAGGAGCAGGCCCGCGCCGGTCGCACGGTGCTGGTGGTGACCCACAACCGGGAGATCTCCCGCATGGCCGATCGGGTCGTCGAGCTGAGCGCGGGCCGGGTCGAGCGCGACGGCCCACCCGCGGGCGGCCGGCGGCCGGTGGACGAGCTGCACTGGTGA
- a CDS encoding nucleotidyl transferase AbiEii/AbiGii toxin family protein: MSEPALPDKIVAIDRALAEVPHAFGGALALAYHAEPRATIDIDLNVFVPTGEAERVLAPLRDLGVRTGGAAAEASRSGQARVMWGRTPVDLFFAYDRFHAAVDRGAHQVPFLDRTIRVLSPEHLTVCKVVFDRPRDWVDIDAMRAIGTHIDAAEVLRWVGRIVGDDDPRYDRIASVLTSTP, encoded by the coding sequence GTGAGCGAGCCGGCACTGCCCGACAAGATCGTGGCGATCGACCGGGCGCTCGCCGAGGTGCCCCACGCCTTCGGAGGAGCGTTGGCGCTCGCCTACCACGCCGAGCCCCGTGCCACCATCGACATCGACCTCAACGTCTTCGTGCCCACCGGCGAGGCCGAGCGGGTGCTGGCGCCCCTGCGGGACCTGGGAGTCCGCACCGGTGGCGCCGCGGCGGAGGCCTCCCGCTCCGGTCAGGCACGGGTGATGTGGGGGCGGACCCCGGTGGACCTGTTCTTCGCCTACGACCGGTTCCACGCCGCCGTCGACCGTGGCGCGCACCAGGTGCCGTTCCTGGACCGGACCATCCGGGTGCTGTCCCCCGAGCACCTCACCGTGTGCAAGGTCGTCTTCGACCGTCCCCGGGACTGGGTCGACATCGACGCCATGCGTGCCATCGGCACCCACATCGACGCCGCGGAGGTGCTCCGGTGGGTGGGTCGCATCGTCGGGGACGACGACCCCCGCTACGACCGGATCGCGTCGGTGCTGACCTCCACGCCCTGA
- a CDS encoding glucosaminidase domain-containing protein, with translation MRSPHHHGRPSLRRWVATTVALGVLTALTGSVAAQEAEPPTQPPGSDPAAGAGPAGPAGDAPPAEAEAPAPPPVDPSPQLRVVLAKLSIIHAEDVLASEEGKLVDVRAELEAANQHRDAARAVVADAKRRLERARRLLADLAVSSFMYASGGTSSPAAKITVYEKKKERELTRAVMDNKVDAVRQHEEALDDAQHLLDERQAEVDALAARVVDQEAMVGLARQALDDARRELRTAQAQDAPVLFDPADTGRWQLPIAGESVLSAEELTAWFEHVGGRSMAGAPVADLARWYIEEGAAEGLRGDVAFAQAVLETGGFTNDDTIRFNNYAGIGHCDSCLTGWAFPSPQEGVRAQIQLLKSYVYDKPEYRFELVDRRLRGPAGCCQTWNQLTGVWASASHYGPAMLGIYLNMAEFALDRRTMMRAMGAG, from the coding sequence ATGAGATCCCCTCATCATCACGGCCGCCCGTCGCTGCGGCGCTGGGTCGCGACCACGGTGGCCCTCGGCGTCCTCACCGCCCTCACCGGATCGGTGGCCGCCCAGGAGGCTGAACCGCCCACCCAGCCGCCCGGCTCCGATCCTGCCGCCGGGGCCGGTCCCGCTGGCCCGGCCGGCGACGCCCCACCGGCCGAGGCGGAGGCTCCCGCTCCGCCACCGGTGGACCCCTCACCCCAGCTGCGGGTGGTGCTGGCGAAGCTGTCGATCATTCACGCCGAGGACGTGCTGGCGAGCGAAGAGGGCAAGCTCGTCGACGTTCGCGCCGAACTGGAGGCGGCCAACCAGCATCGTGACGCCGCTCGGGCGGTCGTCGCCGACGCGAAGCGCCGTCTCGAGCGGGCACGGCGGCTCCTGGCGGATCTCGCGGTCAGCTCGTTCATGTACGCCAGCGGCGGCACGAGCAGCCCCGCGGCCAAGATCACCGTCTACGAGAAGAAGAAGGAGCGCGAGCTCACCCGGGCGGTGATGGACAACAAGGTGGACGCTGTCCGCCAGCACGAGGAGGCGCTCGACGACGCGCAGCATCTGCTCGACGAGCGGCAGGCCGAGGTCGACGCGCTCGCTGCTCGGGTCGTCGACCAGGAAGCGATGGTGGGGCTCGCCCGGCAGGCGCTCGACGATGCCCGCCGCGAGCTGCGCACCGCGCAGGCCCAGGACGCGCCGGTGCTGTTCGACCCGGCGGACACCGGGCGCTGGCAGCTTCCGATCGCCGGTGAGAGCGTGCTCAGCGCGGAGGAGCTCACCGCGTGGTTCGAGCACGTCGGCGGGCGGAGCATGGCCGGCGCCCCGGTGGCGGACCTCGCTCGCTGGTACATCGAGGAAGGAGCGGCGGAAGGGCTGCGCGGCGACGTGGCCTTCGCCCAAGCGGTGCTCGAGACCGGCGGGTTCACCAACGACGACACCATCCGGTTCAACAACTACGCCGGGATCGGCCACTGCGACTCCTGCCTCACGGGCTGGGCCTTCCCCTCCCCCCAGGAAGGGGTGCGGGCTCAGATCCAGCTGCTCAAGAGCTACGTGTACGACAAGCCCGAGTACCGCTTCGAGCTGGTCGACCGGCGGCTGCGGGGCCCGGCCGGTTGCTGCCAGACGTGGAACCAGCTCACCGGCGTGTGGGCCTCCGCGTCCCACTACGGCCCGGCGATGCTCGGCATCTACCTCAACATGGCCGAGTTCGCCCTCGACCGGCGCACGATGATGCGGGCCATGGGCGCAGGCTGA